Proteins co-encoded in one Candida albicans SC5314 chromosome 3, complete sequence genomic window:
- a CDS encoding uncharacterized protein (Putative transcription factor with zinc finger DNA-binding motif), which yields MEIFINKIYPFFPVIEISDNKDSLNKFPPLLLNAIFLVASRCLPQNDNKDNNNNNNQPIRERCQELFERCKLLELCENNKIALIQSFLLMSIHEEGINGSSLSKEYITRACNLCGDLGITTLSGSNGTAVQDTQHRVYKKLYYDKSILIRLFWISYACDILSASTHAREVYYNMNDVFIDDVPKEFPELIKFVELSTLLYRTLGSHYRPHKGRIIDEKLFTDIQNWNSLVDHPWLKLLYSYICMINLRCEVDPITLDPQLINSLQIQFDNVANIDPFWFKFHIVGVHSLLHVTSLLNLLGNNDENLDTNNKIKTRLEDLKEIWWLAASGLKLFGK from the coding sequence ATGgaaattttcattaataaaatatatcCATTTTTCCCCGTTATTGAAATATCTGATAATAAAgattcattaaataaatttcctccattattattaaatgcaatttttttagtagCATCAAGATGTTTACCCCAGaatgataataaagataacaacaacaacaataaccaACCTATAAGAGAACGATGtcaagaattatttgaaaggtgtaaattattagaactttgtgaaaataataaaattgctttaattcaatcatttttattaatgtCAATTCATGAAGAAGGTATAAATGGAAgttcattatcaaaagaATATATCACTAGAGCTTGTAATTTATGTGGAGATTTAGGTATTACTACGTTAAGTGGTTCAAATGGTACGGCGGTTCAAGATACTCAACATCGAGTTTATAAAAAACTTTATtatgataaatcaatattaataaGATTATTTTGGATTTCTTATGCTTGTGATATATTAAGTGCTTCTACTCATGCAAGAGAAGTATATTATAATATGAATGATgtatttattgatgatgtaCCTAAAGAATTCCCtgaattgatcaaatttgttgaattacTGACATTACTTTATCGTACTTTGGGTAGTCATTATCGACCTCATAAAGGACGAAtcattgatgaaaaattatttaccGATATACAAAATTGGAATTCTTTGGTTGATCATCCATGGTTGAAATTGTTATATTCATATATTTGTATGATAAATTTACGTTGTGAAGTAGATCCAATAACATTAGATCcacaattgataaattcattacaaattcaatttgataatgttgCCAATATTGATCCATTTTGGTTTAAATTCCATATTGTTGGTGTACATAGTTTATTACATGTAActtcattattaaatcttcttggtaataatgatgaaaatttggatactaataataagaTCAAAACCCGGTTGgaagatttgaaagaaatatGGTGGCTTGCAGCTTCAGGTCTCAAATTATTTGGCAAATAG
- a CDS encoding uncharacterized protein (Putative adhesin-like protein) yields the protein MKFSNVAAATVLASTSSACILPIVEGLLNCVFPRPPPPTIPPSPCGGKKCPPPKPCTTRIPQTHTTIVISTYTTGVVTWGGSVTTVTLTPGTTVATIPPTTVTITPGTETVTLPTPTATVPNTKPGTDTATVPTGPNTTTGTSPTGSNTKPGTDTATVPTGPNTTPGTSPTGPNTKPGTESTPATEPTGPNTKPGTESTPATEPTGPNTKPGTESTPATEPTGPNTKPGTESTPGTSPTGPVTTSVPEQSVITITGPGFTTVFTLTPGTNVITTPTGPATNPSDSESKTTPTGPATEPTGPSTKPTGPGGSVVTVTVTESTVETITGPGFSTTVTLTPGTNVITSPTGPATEPTGPSTKPTGPGGSVVTVTVTESTVETITGPGFSTTVTLTPGTNVITSPTGPATEPTGPSTKPTGPGGSVVTVTVTKPTVQTITGSGYTTTVTLTSGTNVITTPTGPATEPTGPNTKPTGIESKTSPTGPVTTLTTSVPEQSVITITGPGFTTVFTLTPGTNVITSPTGTATKPTGTGSEATPTDPATKPSGSATGPSSPGGSVVTVTVTKPTVQTITGSGYTTTVTLTSGTNVITTPTGPATKPSESNTKTSPTGPNTKPSGTESNTKPSPTGPAGTVVTVTVTKPTSETITGPGYTSTVTYSEGTTVVTVPTGTPSTDKPNTSSAPIPSPSKSTGTGTGATTTTTDDGFPSGSGGVTWTPQPGWICQCVRV from the coding sequence ATGAAGTTTTCTAACGTCGCTGCAGCAACTGTGCTTGCTTCAACATCATCTGCTTGTAttcttccaattgttgaagGTCTTCTTAACTGTGTTTTCCCAagaccaccaccaccaactaTTCCTCCAAGTCCATGTGGTGGTAAAAAATGTCCACCTCCAAAACCATGTACTACCAGAATTCCTCAAACTCATACCACAATTGTGATTAGTACTTATACTACTGGTGTTGTCACCTGGGGTGGTAGTGTTACTACTGTTACTTTAACTCCAGGTACTACTGTTGCTACTATTCCACCAACTACCGTTACAATTACTCCAGGTACTGAAACTGTCACTCTTCCAACTCCAACTGCCACTGTTCCAAACACTAAACCAGGTACTGACACTGCTACTGTTCCAACTGGTCCAAACACTACTACAGGTACTTCCCCAACTGGCTCAAACACTAAACCAGGTACTGACACTGCTACTGTTCCAACTGGTCCAAACACTACTCCAGGTACTTCCCCAACTGGCCCAAACACTAAACCAGGTACTGAATCTACCCCAGCCACTGAACCAACCGGTCCAAACACTAAGCCAGGTACTGAATCTACCCCAGCCACTGAACCAACCGGTCCAAACACTAAGCCAGGTACTGAATCTACCCCAGCCACTGAACCAACCGGTCCAAACACCAAACCAGGTACTGAATCTACTCCAGGTACTTCTCCAACTGGCCCAGTCACCACTTCAGTTCCGGAACAATCtgttattactattactgGTCCAGGTTTCACCACTGTTTTCACTTTAACTCCAGGTACTAATGTTATCACTACACCAACCGGTCCAGCTACTAACCCATCTGATTCTGAATCTAAAACTACACCAACTGGCCCAGCTACTGAACCAACCGGTCCATCTACTAAACCAACTGGTCCAGGCGGTTCTGTTGTCACTGTTACTGTTACCGAATCAACTGTTGAAACCATCACTGGTCCAGGTTTCTCCACCACCGTTACCTTAACTCCAGGTACCAATGTTATCACCTCCCCAACTGGTCCAGCTACTGAACCAACCGGTCCATCTACTAAACCAACTGGTCCAGGCGGCTCTGTTGTCACTGTTACTGTTACCGAATCAACTGTTGAAACTATTACTGGTCCAGGTTTCTCCACCACCGTTACCTTAACTCCAGGTACCAATGTTATCACCTCCCCAACTGGTCCAGCTACTGAACCAACCGGCCCATCTACTAAACCAACTGGTCCAGGCGGTTCTGTTGTCACTGTCACTGTTACCAAACCAACTGTTCAAACTATTACTGGTTCAGGATACACTACCACTGTTACTTTAACTTCTGGTACTAACGTCATTACTACACCAACTGGTCCAGCTACTGAACCAACTGGTCCAAACACCAAACCAACTGGTATTGAATCTAAGACTTCTCCAACTGGTCCAGTCACCACCCTTACCACTTCAGTTCCAGAACAATCtgttattactattactgGTCCAGGATTCACCACTGTTTTCACTTTAACTCCAGGTACTAATGTTATTACATCACCAACTGGTACTGCTACTAAACCAACTGGTACAGGTTCTGAAGCTACCCCAACTGATCCAGCCACTAAACCATCAGGTTCAGCCACTGGTCCATCTAGTCCAGGCGGCTCTGTTGTTACTGTTACTGTCACCAAACCAACTGTTCAAACTATTACTGGTTCAGGATACACTACCACTGTTACTTTAACTTCTGGTACTAATGTTATCACCACACCAACTGGTCCAGCTACTAAACCATCTGAATCTAATACTAAGACTTCTCCAACTGGTCCAAACACCAAACCATCTGGTACTGAATCCAACACCAAACCTTCTCCAACTGGTCCAGCAGGTACTGTTGTAACAGTCACGGTTACCAAACCAACCAGTGAAACTATTACTGGTCCAGGATACACTAGTACTGTTACTTATTCTGAAGGTACTACTGTTGTTACTGTTCCAACTGGTACTCCTTCTACAGACAAACCAAACACTTCTAGTGCACCAATTCCATCTCCATCTAAATCTACTGGTACTGGTACTGgtgctactactactactacagATGATGGTTTCCCaagtggtagtggtggtgttaCATGGACTCCACAACCAGGTTGGATTTGTCAATGTGTTAGAGTATAA
- the NCE103 gene encoding carbonate dehydratase (Carbonic anhydrase; converts of CO2 to bicarbonate; essential for virulence in host niches with limited CO2, normal white-opaque switch; Mnl1-induced in weak acid stress; Hap43-induced gene; F-12/CO2, rat catheter, Spider biofilm induced) — MGRENILKYQLEHDHESDLVTEKDQSLLLDNNNNLNGMNNTIKTHPVRVSSGNHNNFPFTLSSESTLQDFLNNNKFFVDSIKHNHGNQIFDLNGQGQSPHTLWIGCSDSRAGDQCLATLPGEIFVHRNIANIVNANDISSQGVIQFAIDVLKVKKIIVCGHTDCGGIWASLSKKKIGGVLDLWLNPVRHIRAANLKLLEEYNQDPKLKAKKLAELNVISSVTALKRHPSASVALKKNEIEVWGMLYDVATGYLSQVEIPQDEFEDLFHVHDEHDEEEYNPH; from the coding sequence ATGGGTAgagaaaatattttgaaatatcaattgGAACATGATCATGAATCTGATCTTGTTACTGAAAAAGATCAATCATTATTacttgataataataacaaccTAAACGGGATGAATAATACCATTAAAACTCATCCGGTACGTGTTAGTTCAGGAaatcataataattttcCTTTCACTTTATCTTCAGAATCTACATTACaagattttttaaataataataaattttttgttgattccATAAAACATAATCATGgtaatcaaatatttgatttgaatggTCAAGGTCAATCTCCTCATACATTATGGATAGGGTGTAGTGATTCAAGAGCAGGTGATCAATGTTTAGCTACATTACCAGGAGAAATATTTGTTCATAGAAACATTGCTAATATAGTCAATGCCAATGATATAAGTAGTCAAGGGGTTATACAATTTGCTATTGATGTAttaaaagtgaaaaaaatcattgttTGTGGTCATACTGATTGTGGTGGTATTTGGGcatcattatcaaagaaaaaaattggtggtGTTTTAGATTTATGGTTAAATCCAGTTAGACATATTCGTGCTGctaatttaaaattattagaagaatATAATCAAGATCCTAAATTAAAGGCCAAAAAATTGGCTGAATTAAATGTCATTTCTTCTGTAACAGCATTGAAAAGACATCCTAGTGCTAGTGTTGCATTAAAGaagaatgaaattgaagttTGGGGGATGTTATATGATGTGGCAACTGGTTATTTATCTCAAGTAGAGATTCCTCAAGATGAATTTGAGGATTTATTCCATGTTCATGATGAAcatgatgaagaagaatataaCCCTCATTGA
- the PMC1 gene encoding calcium-transporting ATPase (Vacuolar calcium P-type ATPase; transcript regulated by calcineurin and fluconazole; mutant shows increased resistance to fluconazole, lithium; increased sensitivity to calcium; Spider biofilm induced) → MAPRTPADKLGHASTLQLPTYDNDDQSSTNSTTPLHKDTPEETTDTSTTTNDVEPFHPPKLLSKTTTSPSIKLTSMLSKTSTKQNPNFPISLQSLSELHDPKSLKQLYDLGGIDNLLASLHTSFDGLNEHNETDLSQRKQYFGINRLPQKVQKSFLKLCWEALKDKVLVILCIAAIVSLALGCYESFGSGTHYDDEGLPLPKVDYVEGVAILVAVAIVVLVGAANDYQKERQFAKLNAKKEDREVIVVRNGGEQKLISIYDLMVGDVINLQTGDVVPADCILIQGEVECDESALTGESHTIHKVPVAKAMKVYQNHLPTNEDIGSTQIKFRDPYLISGAKVLSGLGNAVITAVGTNSIHGRTMMSLNHEPESTPMQVRLNDLAEGISKYGFLAAIVLFVVLFIRFCVEIAPNGNMNGAEPADKGKRFIDIIITAVTIVVVAIPEGLPLAVTLALAFATTRMAQNGNLVRVLKSCETMGGATAVCSDKTGTLTENKMRIVRGFFGLNKQGQPLEFNDTVGNQHDEPTSIDIINNEISSEQKVYLTTNIILNSTAFENSEYDEEKAKLARQKPPKQSFFSSLFKNSKKSQYQQMGLVDEPYLGNKTESALLTLAKDKFHLFDNKSLETCRQENNGDVIQVIPFESSRKWAGIVMKIPNGFRLYVKGAAEIIFKNCGFENNINDELIKLDRSKRDDVLSKIDEYANDALRAIALAHRDFVGISSWPPSELSSSSENKKTTTTAKEADPAKLINTSSSASEIHKMFILDALVGIQDPLKKGVAEAVLQCKRAGVTVRMVTGDNINTAKSISKECNILTSDDLSNEYSCMEGPQFRKLSIQKRREIVPQLKVLARSSPEDKRILVDTLRKAGEVVAVTGDGTNDAPALKLADVGFSMGIAGTEVAREASDIILMTDDFTDIVQAIKWGRTVSTSIKKFIQFQLTVNITACVLTFVSAVASSENKSVLTAVQLLWVNLIMDTLAALALATDKPDDSFLNRKPAGRTAPLISTSMWKMIIGQSMTQLIITFILHFAGKQLFFPGQSHINNHSEKQLAAMTFNTFVWLQFWKLFVTRKLDEADEITTIRGRISRENLDFFQHLFRNWYFITIALIIGGFQILIMFVGGAAFSIARQTPGMWATAILCGFLSIPVGLLIRIIPNIWIETIFPTKAFKKFLYIVGFGWLKFRKNKKTKDNEEDDEMDLEGGGNSDLKESKE, encoded by the coding sequence ATGGCTCCAAGAACACCAGCCGATAAGCTTGGTCATGCATCTACATTACAACTCCCCACATACGACAATGATGATCAATCTTCAACCAATTCAACTACCCCTTTACATAAAGATACACCAGAAGAAACTACCGATACATCGACAACAACTAATGATGTTGAACCATTTCATCCTCCTAAACTACTTAGTAAAACCACTACTTCACCATCCATAAAACTTACATCCATGTTATCCAAAACTTCTACTAAacaaaatccaaatttcCCAATAAGTTTACAATCATTAAGTGAACTTCATGATCCTAAATCtttgaaacaattataTGATTTAGGTggaattgataatttattggCTCTGTTACATACTTCATTCGATGGTCTTAATGAACATAATGAAACTGATTTATCTCAACGGAAACAGTATTTTGGTATCAATAGATTACCTCAGAAAGTTCAAAAAAGTTTTCTTAAATTATGTTGGGAAGCTTTAAAAGATAAAGTATTAGTCATATTATGTATTGCTGCCATTGTTTCATTAGCTTTAGGTTGTTATGAAAGCTTTGGTAGTGGGACTcattatgatgatgaaggtTTACCATTACCAAAAGTTGATTATGTTGAAGGTGTCGCCATTTTAGTAGCCGTTGccattgttgttttagTTGGTGCCGCTAATGATTATCAAAAGGAACGTCAATTTGCTAAATTAAATGCTAAAAAAGAAGATCGTGAAGTGATTGTTGTTAGAAATGGTGGtgaacaaaaattgatttctatTTATGATTTAATGGTCGGTGATGTTATAAATTTACAAACTGGTGATGTTGTCCCTGCTGATTGTATTTTAATCCAGGGGGAAGTCGAATGTGATGAATCAGCTTTAACTGGTGAATCACATACTATTCATAAAGTCCCCGTTGCTAAAGCCATGAAagtttatcaaaatcatttacCTACTAATGAAGATATCGGTAGTACTCAAATAAAATTCCGTGATCCTTATTTAATTTCTGGTGCTAAAGTCTTATCAGGGTTAGGTAACGCCGTTATTACCGCTGTGGGGACCAATTCTATTCATGGTAGAACCATGATGAGTTTAAATCATGAACCAGAAAGTACTCCTATGCAAGTACGTTTGAATGATTTGGCAGAAGGGATTTCTAAATATGGGTTCCTTGCTGCCATTGTTTTATTTGTGGTTTTATTCATTAGATTCTGTGTTGAAATTGCTCCTAATGGTAATATGAATGGTGCTGAACCAGCAGATAAAGGTAAAagatttattgatattattatcactGCTGTgacaattgttgttgtggcCATACCAGAAGGATTACCATTAGCTGTCACTTTGGCTTTAGCATTTGCCACCACAAGAATGGCTCAAAATGGTAATTTGGTCAGAGTATTGAAAAGTTGTGAAACTATGGGAGGAGCAACGGCAGTTTGTTCTGATAAAACTGGTACTTTAacagaaaataaaatgagaATAGTAAGAGGATTTTTCGGATTAAATAAACAAGGTCAACCATTAGAATTTAATGATACCGTGGGTAATCAACATGATGAACCAACATCAAtagatattattaataatgaaattagcAGTGAACAAAAAGTTTATCTTACCACTAATATTATACTTAATTCTACTGCATTTGAAAATTCCGAatatgatgaagaaaaagctAAACTTGCAAGACAAAAACCTCCAAAACAAAGTTTTTTCAGTAGTCTTTTCAAGAATTCCAAGAAATcccaatatcaacaaatggGATTAGTTGATGAACCTTATTTAGGTAATAAAACTGAATCGGCATTACTTACATTAGCCAAAGATAAATTCCATTTATTcgataataaatcattagaaACTTGTCGACAAGAGAATAATGGTGATGTGATTCAAGTTATCCCATTTGAAAGTTCACGTAAATGGGCTGGTATCGTTATGAAAATCCCTAATGGATTTAGACTTTATGTTAAAGGAGCAGcagaaattatttttaaaaattgtggatttgaaaataatattaatgatgaattaatcaaattggaTCGATCTAAACGTGATGATGTATTATcgaaaattgatgaatatgCTAATGATGCATTAAGAGCAATTGCTTTGGCCCATCGTGATTTTGTTGGTATTTCATCATGGCCACCATCAGAATTAAGTTCTTCCTCCGAGAATAAGAAAACCACAACCACTGCAAAGGAAGCTGATCCAgcaaaattaattaatactTCATCTAGTGCTAGTGAAATTCATAAAATGTTTATTCTTGATGCATTAGTAGGTATACAAGATCCATTGAAAAAGGGAGTTGCTGAAGCCGTATTACAATGTAAACGTGCAGGAGTCACTGTTCGTATGGTCACCGGGGATAATATCAATACTGCTAAATCCATTAGTAAAGAATGTAATATTCTTACCCTGgatgatttatcaaatgaatATTCATGTATGGAAGGACCacaatttagaaaattatCTATTCAAAAAAGACGAGAAATTGTACCTCAATTGAAAGTTTTAGCAAGATCATCACCAGAAGATAAACGTATACTTGTTGATACATTAAGAAAAGCTGGTGAAGTAGTTGCTGTTACTGGTGATGGTACTAATGATGCTCCAGCATTGAAATTGGCTGATGTTGGGTTTTCTATGGGGATTGCTGGGACTGAAGTTGCTCGTGAAGCTTCTGATATTATTTTAATGACTGATGATTTCACTGATATTGTTCAAGCAATTAAATGGGGGAGAACTGTTTCTACATCgatcaaaaaattcattcaatttcaattaacTGTTAATATTACTGCTTGTGTATTAACATTTGTTTCCGCTGTGGCATCATCAGAAAATAAATCGGTATTGACGGCAGTTCAATTATTATGggttaatttaattatggATACTTTAGCTGCATTAGCATTAGCCACTGATAAACCTGATGATTCATTCCTTAATAGAAAACCTGCTGGTCGGACAGCACCATTAATTTCAACATCAATGTGGAAAATGATTATTGGGCAATCAATGActcaattaattattacATTTATTTTACATTTTGCCGGtaaacaattatttttcCCTGGTCAATCTCATATTAATAATCATCTGGAAAAACAATTGGCCGCTATGACTTTTAATACTTTTGTTTGGTTacaattttggaaattattCGTCACGAGAAAATTAGATGAAGCTGATGAAATAACTACCATACGGGGAAGAATTAGTAGAGaaaatttagattttttcCAACATTTATTTAGAAATTGGTATTTTATAACTATTGCTTTGATTATTGGTGGGttccaaattttaattatgTTTGTTGGTGGTGCAGCATTTAGTATTGCTCGTCAAACTCCAGGAATGTGGGCTACTGCTATATTATGTGGATTTTTAAGTATCCCAGTGGGACTTTTAATTAGAATAATACCAAATATTTGGATTGAAACTATTTTCCCAACTAAAgcatttaaaaaattccTTTATATTGTTGGATTTGGTTGGTtaaaatttagaaaaaataaaaaaaccaaggataatgaagaagatgatgaaatgGATTTAGAAGGTGGTGGTAATTCCGatttaaaagaatcaaaGGAATAG
- a CDS encoding uncharacterized protein (Ortholog of C. dubliniensis CD36 : Cd36_81190, C. parapsilosis CDC317 : CPAR2_503840, Debaryomyces hansenii CBS767 : DEHA2A09042g and Pichia stipitis Pignal : PICST_42519): protein MPLISRTSISFNQDNFKILVFFIIPILLSIYLIPKFINPEMINNLSINFKIGLLSKQYCQIQPIYCSILLDDKYGDPNQLKRIQFKYFELIYVVHDWIYNIDQFIIHKIILSSPIKKLVGSIIIMKRSYTSNGGGEAAGAGQVEEMWDFLIEIVQIMLAVINSMIYHLIWGLIVSRMYVFFIFGTLITVFEPWERLIGPIISVINTNNVY, encoded by the coding sequence ATGCCATTAATATCAAGAACATCAATATCTTTTAATCAagataatttcaaaatcttggtatttttcattatccccatattattatcaatttatttaatccccaaatttattaaccctgaaatgataaataatttactgataaattttaaaattggattattatcaaaacaatattgtcaaattcaaccaatatattgttcaatattattagatGATAAATATGGTGATCccaatcaattaaaacgTATacaatttaaatattttgaattgatttatgTTGTACATGATTGGatttataatattgatcaatttataatacATAAGATAATATTACTGCTGCCCATCAAGAAATTAGTTGGAtctataataataatgaaaaggAGTTATACTagtaatggtggtggtgaagCAGCAGGAGCAGGGCAAGTTGAGGAAATGTGGGACTTTTTGATagaaattgttcaaatcaTGTTGGCAGTGATTAATTCaatgatttatcatttgatttggGGATTAATTGTTTCTCGAATGTATgtatttttcatatttggTACATTGATAACAGTTTTTGAACCATGGGAAAGATTAATTGGTCCCATAATATCAGttataaatacaaataatgtctattaa
- a CDS encoding uncharacterized protein (Ortholog(s) have role in cellular response to drug, response to purine-containing compound and cytoplasm, nucleus localization), which translates to MTQKSIKVCVFCGSSFGNKPVYAEEASKFGKALADKKWGLVYGGGSTGLMGAVASGCATNGGYVHGIIPEALISRERTVDEEAFNAKLKSSIDNHDGSTPIPDSKQYGKTTLVKDMHTRKRLMAQEADAFVALPGGIGSIDELAEITTWCQLNIHGKPIVVYNVDGYYDNFFKMIQGFVDCGFLSEKNGQIIKVANSVEEVLEIIENYEIPEGRFNLKWETT; encoded by the coding sequence ATGACTCAAAAATCCATTAAAGTTTGTGTTTTCTGTGGATCTTCATTTGGTAACAAACCTGTATACGCTGAGGAAGCCAGTAAATTCGGTAAGGCATTAGCTGATAAGAAATGGGGGCTAGTTTATGGTGGTGGGTCCACCGGATTAATGGGAGCCGTGGCTAGTGGATGTGCCACTAATGGTGGATACGTTCATGGAATCATCCCTGAAGCATTAATCAGTAGAGAAAGAActgttgatgaagaagcaTTCAATgctaaattgaaatcatcaattgataatcatGATGGCTCAACTCCAATTCCTGATTCTAAACAATATGGCAAAACAACACTAGTTAAAGATATGCATACTCGTAAAAGATTAATGGCTCAAGAAGCCGATGCATTTGTGGCATTACCAGGTGGGATTGGACtgattgatgaattggCAGAAATAACTACTTGGTGTCAATTAAATATCCATGGTAAGCCAATTGTGGTTTATAATGTCGATGGTTattatgataatttttttaaaatgaTTCAAGGTTTTGTTGATTGTGGATTTTTaagtgaaaaaaatggtcaaattattaaagtTGCTAATTCAGTGGAAGAGGTTCttgaaatcattgaaaattatgaaaTCCCAGAAGGTagattcaatttgaaatggGAAACTACTTAG
- a CDS encoding uncharacterized protein (HMG-box protein; Spider biofilm repressed) — MKAPSRDNIPESEEVRFKQKCKELRKRVLEIEENNEIATIALSRTQATIRRLRLEYAILLERLEDRATQLPDGIVAFEEMACPPTPTILDDSLVKSKTGNKKSKSSSSSSSSSSTTSSSAMKIALASGSSKSSNGPSDVASTTMGKQKARDPDLPKRPTNAYLIFCEMEKERIKQDDPNASDLSKSMTEAWKNLSEERRRPYYKLYEDDRIRYQREMAEYNQKKGGGGSGGGEPDLKKQKLAPQPEQEEGDEDEANETRNSPIVKQTTETASSNENKQTTKVIKSEENGAIAAEENKSLENVNPSNETTES, encoded by the exons ATGAAGGCTCCATCAAGAGATAATATACCAGAAAGTGAAG AGGTGAgattcaaacaaaaatgtAAAGAATTACGTAAACGTGTAttggaaattgaagaaaataatgaaattgccACAATTGCTTTAAGTAGAACTCAAGCTACTATTAGAAGATTAAGATTAGAATATGCTATACTATTGGAAAGATTAGAAGATAGAGCCACTCAATTGCCAGATGGTATTGTTGCCTTTGAAGAAATGGCATGTCCACCAACACCCACAATATTAGATGATTCATTAGTAAAATCAAAGACCGGTAataaaaaatccaaatcatcgtcatcatcatcttcttcatcctcaacaacatcatcatcagcaaTGAAAATCGCTTTAGCTTCCGgttcatcaaaatcatcaaatggTCCATCAGATGTTGCTAGTACCACAATGGGTAAACAAAAAGCTAGAGATCCAGATTTACCAAAACGTCCAACTAACGCTTATCTAATATTTTGTGAAAtggaaaaggaaagaatCAAACAAGATGATCCCAACGCATCTGATCTTTCTAAAAGTATGACTGAAGCttggaaaaatttatcagaAGAACGTAGAAGACcatattataaattatatgaAGATGATAGAATTAGATATCAACGGGAAATGGCAgaatataatcaaaaaaaggGAGGAGGAGgcagtggtggtggtgaacctgatttgaaaaaacaaaaattggcACCACAGCCTGAGCAAGAGGAAGGTGATGAGGATGAAGCTAATGAAACGAGAAATTCTCCAATTGTTAAACAAACTACTGAAACAGCATCAAGTAATGagaataaacaaacaacaaaagtcATAAAATCTGAAGAAAATGGTGCCATTGCTGCtgaagaaaacaaatcattAGAGAATGTTAATCCAAGTAATGAGACAACTGAGTCATAA